The Nocardioides ginsengisegetis region GCACCTCGTAGCCACGGGCGAAGGGCGTGCGCATGGCCTCGTCGGAGGTGACGTAGGCGATGTGGGCGTCGACCAGGCCGCCCTGCACCCCGGCGGCGACCGCGGTGACCAGCCCGGCCCGGATCACGGCGCCGTCGGGCTCGTAGAGGAAGCGACCGACCGGCACCACGCCGGCGCCCGGGTCGTCCTCCTCGGTGAGGGTGGCCAGCCCACCGTCGCCGATGACGGTGGCCCGGCGCTCGGTGGTGGCCAGCCGGCCTGACCAGAGCGCGGCCTCCTTGACCTCGCCGTGGTCGCTGACCCACTCGGCCTCGACCCCGGCGGGGATGATCGCGTGCGGGATGCCGGGCGCGACCTTGACGCAGGCGTCGCGGCGCAGCAGCCCCTCGACGAACGGCCACGGCGGGGTCCAGTCGTCGACGTCGAACGTGCGGCCGCGTCCGGTGCGTCGCGCCGGGTCGGCGAACGCCACGTCGAAGGGGGAGTGGTCGACCCCGGTGGCGTCGGCGACCATGACCGCGCCCGGCAGGTCGAGGGCGGCCAGGTTGGCCTCGGCGACGGCCACGCGCACCGGGTCGAGGTCCACGCCGGCGCAGGTCAGGCCGGCGCGGGCGGACGCGATGAGGTCGCCGCCGATGCCGCAGCCGAGGTCGACGAGGGTCTCCATCTGCGCGGCCTGCAACCGGGCGGAGCGGTGCGTGGCGACCGGCAGCCGGGTCGCCTGCTCGAGGCCGTCCGGCGTGAAGTACATCCGGGCCGCGAGGTCGCCGAACTTCGCCTCCGCCTTCCGACGAAGCCCGACCTGGGTGAGCGCGGCGGCGACGTGCCCCGGATCCGCCGTACGACGGAGCTGGGTCTGGGCGTGCAGGGGGTCGGCCGGGGCGTCGGCGGCGCGGGCGAGCAGCTGCTGGCCGTCGTCGGTCAGCAGCCACCGGAAGTCGTCGAGGTCCACGAGGCGATCCTCGCAGAGCGTTGGGCGAACGTTCAGGTGGGCTTCTCTGGCACTCCGCTGGGGCGAGTGCTAACGTCTGATCTGGCACTCTCGCCATGAGGGTGCCAGTGCTTGCGACGAAGAGCGACCCCCGCGACGGCGCCCTTCCCAGCAGGCCCCAACGTCCGGAGGCGCGTCCCGCGCCTTCACCCAGAGTCAGACAAGTGGAGAAAGTGGAGGTCGACATCGTGTCGGTCAACATCAAGCCCCTCGAGGACCGCCTCGTCGTGAAGCCCCTCGACGCCGAGCAGACCACGGCCTCCGGCCTGGTCATCCCGGACACCGCCAAGGAGAAGCCCCAGGAGGGCGAGGTCCTGGCCATCGGTCCGGGTCGCATCGACGACAACGGCAACCGCGTCCCGCTGGACGTCAACGTCGGCGACAAGGTCATCTACAGCAAGTACGGCGGCACCGAGGTCAAGTACGCCGGCGCCGAGTACCTCATCCTGAGCGCCCGCGACGTCCTCGCCGTCGTTTCCTGATTTCGCCGGGTCGTGCTGCCCACGGTGCGCTCCTGCGCACCCTGGGCGGCACGACCCGAACTCGTTTCTAGAGGAGACCAATGCCCAAGATCCTGGAGTTCGACGAGAACGCCCGCCGCTCGCTCGAGCGCGGCGTGGACAAGCTCGCCAACGCCGTCAAGGTGACGCTCGGCCCCAAGGGCCGCTACGTCGTCCTCGACAAGAAGTGGGGCGCCCCCACGATCACCAACGACGGTGTGACCGTCGCGCGGGAGATCGAGCTGGACGACCCGTTCGAGAACCTCGGTGCGCAGCTCACCAAGGAGGTCGCCACCAAGACCAACGACGTCGCGGGTGACGGCACCACCACCGCCACCGTGCTGGCCCAGGCGATGGTCCACGAGGGCCTGCGCGCCGTGGCTGCCGGCTTCAACCCGATGGGTCTCAAGCGGGGCATGGACGCCGCGGCCGAGGCCGTCGGCGACGCGCTGCGCGAGGCGGCCCGCGAGGTCGAGTCCCGCGAGGACATGGCCTCCGTGGCCACGATCTCCAGCCGCGACAGCGTCATCGGCGACCTGCTCGCCGAGGCCTTCGACAAGGTCGGCAAGGACGGCGTGATCACCGTCGAGGAGTCCAACACCATGGGCACCGAGCTGGAGTTCACCGAGGGCATGCAGTTCGACAAGGGCTACATCTCGGCCTACTTCGTCACCGACCCCGAGCGCATGGAGGCCGTCCTCGACGACCCCTACATCCTGCTGCACCAGGGCAAGATCTCCGCGATCTCCGACCTGCTGCCGCTGCTCGAGAAGGTCATCGCCGCCGGCAAGCCGCTGTTCATCCTCTCCGAGGACGTCGAGGGCGAGGCCCTCTCGACCCTGGTCGTGAACAAGATCCGCGGCACCTTCAACGCGGTCGCCGTCAAGGCCCCCGCGTTCGGTGACCGCCGCAAGGCGATGATGCAGGACATCGCGACCCTGACCGGTGGTCAGGTCATCGCCCCCGAGGTCGGCCTCAAGCTCGACCAGGTCGGTCTCGAGGTGCTGGGCCAGGCCCGTCGCGTCGTGATCACCAAGGACAACACCACGATCATCGACGGCGCCGGTGACGCCGCCGCGGTCGAGGGTCGCGTCAACCAGATCAAGGCCGAGATCGAGAACACCGACTCCGACTGGGACCGCGAGAAGCTCCAGGAGCGCCTCGCGAAGCTGGCCGGCGGCGTGTGCGTGATCAAGGTCGGCGCCGCCACCGAGGTGGAGCTGAAGGAGAAGAAGCACCGCATCGAGGACGCCGTCTCCGCGACGCGCGCCGCGATCGAGGAGGGCATCGTCCCCGGCGGTGGCTCCGCGCTCATCCACGCGGTCTCCGTCCTCGACGGCGACCTCGGCCTCACCGGCGACGAGGCAGCGGGCGTGCGCATCGTGCGCAAGGCCGCCGACGAGCCGCTGCGCTGGATCGCCGAGAACGGCGGTGTCAACGGCTACGTCGTCACCTCCAAGGTCCGCGAGCTCGGCATCGGCAACGGCTACAACGCCGCCACCGAGGAGTACGGCGACCTGGTCGCCCAGGGCGTCCTGGACCCGGTCAAGGTCACCCGCTCCGCGCTGGTCAACGCGACCTCGATCGCGGCCATGCTGCTGACGACCGAGACGCTGATCGTGGAGAAGCCCGAGGAAGAGGACGACGCCCCCGCGGGCGCCGGCCACGGGCACGGCCACGGCCACTGATCCACCCGTCGCGTCCTGACGCGACACAACACCGACCCGTCGTCAGCTGACGACGGGTCGGTGTCATTTCAGGGGTCGGGTCAGGGGGTCAGCTCTCCGACGTGCTGCACCTGGCCGTGGCCGCGGTTGGTCGGGGTGCACCACAGGAACGTGCCGTCCGGTGCCGGACCGCCGTTGCCCCACTTCGCCATCGCGTCGCTGATCCGCAGCAGCCGCCCGGACGCGAGGTCGTAGATGTAGGTCCCCGCCTGGCCGCGTTCGTACGCCGTGATCTCGACGAGGCTGCCGTCGCCGCCGGCCCCGGCCAGCATGCCGTCGATGCTGCTGTCCTGGATCGTGAC contains the following coding sequences:
- the groES gene encoding co-chaperone GroES, translating into MSVNIKPLEDRLVVKPLDAEQTTASGLVIPDTAKEKPQEGEVLAIGPGRIDDNGNRVPLDVNVGDKVIYSKYGGTEVKYAGAEYLILSARDVLAVVS
- a CDS encoding THUMP-like domain-containing protein; translated protein: MDLDDFRWLLTDDGQQLLARAADAPADPLHAQTQLRRTADPGHVAAALTQVGLRRKAEAKFGDLAARMYFTPDGLEQATRLPVATHRSARLQAAQMETLVDLGCGIGGDLIASARAGLTCAGVDLDPVRVAVAEANLAALDLPGAVMVADATGVDHSPFDVAFADPARRTGRGRTFDVDDWTPPWPFVEGLLRRDACVKVAPGIPHAIIPAGVEAEWVSDHGEVKEAALWSGRLATTERRATVIGDGGLATLTEEDDPGAGVVPVGRFLYEPDGAVIRAGLVTAVAAGVQGGLVDAHIAYVTSDEAMRTPFARGYEVLEELPYREKALRAALRERNVGALTIKKRGVEVVPEQLRKRLDLSGDETATVVLTRVAGSGTALLVRPF
- the groL gene encoding chaperonin GroEL (60 kDa chaperone family; promotes refolding of misfolded polypeptides especially under stressful conditions; forms two stacked rings of heptamers to form a barrel-shaped 14mer; ends can be capped by GroES; misfolded proteins enter the barrel where they are refolded when GroES binds), whose product is MPKILEFDENARRSLERGVDKLANAVKVTLGPKGRYVVLDKKWGAPTITNDGVTVAREIELDDPFENLGAQLTKEVATKTNDVAGDGTTTATVLAQAMVHEGLRAVAAGFNPMGLKRGMDAAAEAVGDALREAAREVESREDMASVATISSRDSVIGDLLAEAFDKVGKDGVITVEESNTMGTELEFTEGMQFDKGYISAYFVTDPERMEAVLDDPYILLHQGKISAISDLLPLLEKVIAAGKPLFILSEDVEGEALSTLVVNKIRGTFNAVAVKAPAFGDRRKAMMQDIATLTGGQVIAPEVGLKLDQVGLEVLGQARRVVITKDNTTIIDGAGDAAAVEGRVNQIKAEIENTDSDWDREKLQERLAKLAGGVCVIKVGAATEVELKEKKHRIEDAVSATRAAIEEGIVPGGGSALIHAVSVLDGDLGLTGDEAAGVRIVRKAADEPLRWIAENGGVNGYVVTSKVRELGIGNGYNAATEEYGDLVAQGVLDPVKVTRSALVNATSIAAMLLTTETLIVEKPEEEDDAPAGAGHGHGHGH